The genomic stretch TGTCGAGGAACTGGCTGAAATGGAAGGTCATCGGGTTGTCGAGCACGATGATGTTAATCGTACTCGCCAGCGCCCCCAGCGATCCCAGACGCCGCTTTTGCACTTCAATGCCGATAAAGAACGCCATGACCGCCAGGCTAATACAGAGCAGCAGCATGCTCTGTTGCGTCGACGGGATGATGACCAGGAAATAGAGCGCGCCTATCGGCAACGCGGCAATGGTACCGTAGAGGAAATCAATGGCGACCATACGCGGGTTAGGCAGACGCATCGCCAGTGCGGTCACGACGGCAATCATCACCATCGCACCGCTGCCGGACGTCCAGCCCGTCCACAGCCAGAACAGCGTGCCGAGCATGCAGGCAAGCGTCGTACGCCAGAAGTTAACCATCGCGTGATGGCGCTCGGCGGATTCCGCTTTGATCACCACTTCCCCCTGCAGCACCTCTTCTTCCGCCGCGCTGATTTTGGTGTTACCGATTACGCCGCGCTTCAGCAGCAGATAGCGCGTCGCGGCGCCGACCCAGGTGTAGATGGTCACCGGCGTGTCGCGCTCCCCGGTCCAGGCAATCACCCGGCGCATGCGCTTAAGCTGCTTATGCACGTCCTGTACGGTTTCCACCGGCTCGGCAAACAGTTCGCGGAACGTATCGGTGACCACTTCCGGCCGGGTGTTCTGAATCAGATAGGTTTCACAGGCCTGGGTAATCAGCGTCAGAGAGACGGTGTTGAGGGCTTTAAGACGACGATTCGCGCGGGCCCAGCGCGACGACTCCATATTAAGGTTGCTGCGCATCCCTTCCAGCGCCTGCGTACGACGTACCAGCCCGCTCCAGGCTTTATCCACCTCTTCGCTATCGCCATGCTTAATGCACAGCTGCATCAGCTGATACTGGGCAACGATCAGCGCGTCAAGCTCACGGTCGACTTCCTGCTTGATGGAGCGCGGGGAGAAAAGCAGGTCAGCGACGATCGCGCTGACAATACCAATCACAATCTCGCTGCAGCGCTCAACCGCAAACTGCGGCGCGAGCAGCGGTTCGCTTTGGATAGTGATGACAATAATCAGCGCGGTATAGCCCGCCAGCCCCCAGGCGTAAGAGTTCTCCACTTTCACCAGAGACGAGATCCAGGTGCAGAAACCTGCCCAGATACAGCAGACCATCAGCATCAGCAGCGGGGTGCGGATCATCAAAATAATAATGGTCAGCGCCGCGAAGCAGCCGATAAACGTTCCGATAATACGCAGCATCCCGCGATAGCGGATCGCGCCTGAATAGGGTTCTCCGCCCGCGGCAAAGGCAGGACCCGCCGCGACAATCGCAGCCGTCAGCACTGCCCAGCGAGGGGTTTCAAGCTGGAAGTGGAAGCCAACAAACAGCGCCAGCACGATGGCGCACGCCAGCTTCACGGCGAAGCGAATGTGCTGGCTGGCGATGGAAAAGATACCCATGGCGATTAACCAAACTCGCGCAGGCGGTGGGCAATTTTACGGAAGAACGAGTCCTGGCTGGCATCCCGGTCCTTTTCACCGGTGATCACCACCGTCGCCGTGGTACCCGCAGGCCACAGATTTCCCTGCTGTTCGTCCAGATGAATACGTACCGGCACGCGCTGGGCCAGACGCACCCACTCCAGGTTGGAATCGACCGTCGCCATCCCTTTGGCATCGTTAGAGCTGCTGGAGTTAGTCACCCCTGCGGCAACGCTGTCGACGGTGCCTTTAAAGACGCGGTTGCTGCCGAGCGGCGTAATTTCAGCCCGATAACCCGGACGCACGCCTTCCAGCTTGGTCTCTTCCATATAGGCGAGCACGTAGAAGGAGTTCTGTTTAACCAGCGCCACGGCGGTTGAGCCACGGGTAATGAATTCCCCGGCATAGACGTTGAGGTTGGTGACCCAGCCATCGGACGGCGCGCGGATCACGGTGCGCTCGAGATCGAGCTTCGCCAGATCGCGCGTTGCCTGCGCTTTCGCCAGCTGGTGCAGCACGGTTTGCAGCACGTTGTTGGACTGGTCAATCTCTTCGCGGGACATTGCCTGAACGCCCAGCTGATTACGGCGGCCTGCCTCGCGGCGTTTCTCCGCAGCGAGCGCCTGATAATAGGCCACGTCCGCTTCCGCCTCTTCCAGCGCTTTCTGGTAACGAGGCTGGTCGATGGTGAACAGGACCTGATCTTTTTTCACCAGCTGGTTATCGTGGACGTTAACCGCCGTGATAAGACCGGCTACGTCGGGGGCGATGGCCACCACATCGGCGCTGAAGCGTGCATCACGCGTCCACGGCGATTCGGTGTAATAAACCCAGGCGCGGAAAATAGCGATGAAGGCGAGGATAACCAGCGCCATGGTGATGGCAGTGCGGGAGATATTTCTTGTTAGCGTTTTCACATCAACCTCAGACAAACATGCGCGATATCAGGTAAAACAGGCAGCAATACAGCGCGGTATTGAACAATGCAGGGTGCCAGACGAAATCGTAGATCCCGGTAGGGACCAGCACCTTGCGCACCAGCCAGAAGATCGCCAGTGATAAAAGAAGCTCGAAAAATATCGGTGGGAACGACAAACCGAACACCACGATAACGGGAAACAGACTCATGTTGACCTTGATAAGAGAGAGTGCAGGCTTCAGAATTTTTTAGCGCACGCCACCGCAGGAGAGCAAGAAACGCCGGGCGAGAATGGCGCAGCCGTTATGTAATTAATAATATATTAACGTAACTGTTATGCTGTTATCTATAATATGTGATCTAAATCACTTTTAAGCCAGAGTGAACAATGGAACGTTTAAAACGCATGTCGGTCTTCGCCAAAGTAGTTGAGCTGGGCTCTTTTACCGCCGCTGCCCGCCAGCTTCAGATGAGCGTCTCATCCATCAGCCAGACGGTGTCCAAACTGGAAGATGAGCTTCAGGTCAAGCTGCTCAACCGCAGTACCCGCAGCATTGGGCTGACGGAAGCGGGTAAAATTTACTATCAGGGCTGTCGCCGCATGCTGCTTGAAGTGCAGGATGTCCACGAACAGCTCTATGCCTTTAACAACACCCCCATCGGTACGCTGCGCATCGGGTGTTCTTCAACTATGGCACAAAATGTTCTCGCTGCCATGACGGCAGATATGCTGAAAGAATATCCCGGGCTTACCGTTAATCTGGTGACGGGTATCCCGGCGCCGGACCTGATTGCCGACGGCCTGGACGTGGTGATCCGCGTCGGCGCACTGCAGGATTCCAGCCTGTTCTCGCGACGGCTGGGCAGCATGCCGATGGTCGTCTGCGCCTCGAAAAGCTATCTGGCGCAGTACGGTGTTCCGGAGAAACCCGCCGATCTCGCCAACCACTCGTGGCTGGAGTATAGCGTGCGGCCCGATAATGAATTTGAGCTGATCGCTCCGGAAGGGATCTCCACCAAACTGCTGCCGGAAGGGCGGTTTGTCACCAACGATCCGATGACCATTTCACGCTGGCTGGTGGCCGGTGCCGGGATCGCCTACGTGCCGTTAATGTGGGTGATCAACGAGATCAACAGCGGCGTGCTGGAGATCCTCTTCCCGCGCTACCAGTCCGATCCGCGTCCGGTGTACGCCCTGTATACCGAAAAAGACAAACTCCCGCTCAAGGTACAGGTGTGTATTAACTATCTGACCGAATATTTTGTGGACGTGGCGGAGCTGTTTCAGGGGATGCGGGGGAGAAGGAAGGAATAATCGATTTAACGCTGAAAATATATGAGCGTTGAATATTTCCAGGATGAAACTCCTCTGCATTCTGGAATATTCCTTCGTCACTATCAGGAATAGAGAATTGACACTGCCGCCGTCTGCCCTTTACCTTAATAACAGTCAGCCTTTCAGACTGTTATTAATTTGTTGCTGATATGAATAATAAAATGAATTCCGCAGGATGATGTTAAACAAGGAAAACAAATGAATCTATTTGAACAAACACCGCCTTCACGCAGGCGCTATGGGCTCGCTGCGTTTATCGGTTTAATTGCAGGGATTGTCTCCGCCTTTGTCAAATGGGGAGCCGAGGTGCCGCTTCCGCCACGCAGTCCCACCGATTTATTCACCGGCGCATGCGGGCCCGAGCAATTAATAAGAGCCGCCAGCCAGATTGACTGCTCACGAAATTTTTTAAACCCTCCCTATGTATTTTTACGCGACTGGCTGGGCGTCGTCGATCCTAACGAGGCGGTTTATACATTTGCCGGACATATATTTAACTGGGTCGGCGTAACACATATTATTTTCTCAATCGTGTTCGCTGTAGGTTATTGTGTAGTTGCGGAAGTCTTTCCG from Enterobacter dykesii encodes the following:
- the aaeB gene encoding p-hydroxybenzoic acid efflux pump subunit AaeB, with the translated sequence MGIFSIASQHIRFAVKLACAIVLALFVGFHFQLETPRWAVLTAAIVAAGPAFAAGGEPYSGAIRYRGMLRIIGTFIGCFAALTIIILMIRTPLLMLMVCCIWAGFCTWISSLVKVENSYAWGLAGYTALIIVITIQSEPLLAPQFAVERCSEIVIGIVSAIVADLLFSPRSIKQEVDRELDALIVAQYQLMQLCIKHGDSEEVDKAWSGLVRRTQALEGMRSNLNMESSRWARANRRLKALNTVSLTLITQACETYLIQNTRPEVVTDTFRELFAEPVETVQDVHKQLKRMRRVIAWTGERDTPVTIYTWVGAATRYLLLKRGVIGNTKISAAEEEVLQGEVVIKAESAERHHAMVNFWRTTLACMLGTLFWLWTGWTSGSGAMVMIAVVTALAMRLPNPRMVAIDFLYGTIAALPIGALYFLVIIPSTQQSMLLLCISLAVMAFFIGIEVQKRRLGSLGALASTINIIVLDNPMTFHFSQFLDSALGQLVGCFLAMMVILLVRDNSQARTGRVLLNQFVSAAVSSLTTNTARRKENHLPALYQQLFLLLNKFPGDIAKFRLALTMIIAHQRLRNAPVPINDDLSAYHRQLRRTADHVLSASSDDKRRRYFTQLLEELDTYQEKLKHWEAPPQVTEPVGRLVFMLHRYQNALTDN
- the aaeA gene encoding p-hydroxybenzoic acid efflux pump subunit AaeA, which produces MKTLTRNISRTAITMALVILAFIAIFRAWVYYTESPWTRDARFSADVVAIAPDVAGLITAVNVHDNQLVKKDQVLFTIDQPRYQKALEEAEADVAYYQALAAEKRREAGRRNQLGVQAMSREEIDQSNNVLQTVLHQLAKAQATRDLAKLDLERTVIRAPSDGWVTNLNVYAGEFITRGSTAVALVKQNSFYVLAYMEETKLEGVRPGYRAEITPLGSNRVFKGTVDSVAAGVTNSSSSNDAKGMATVDSNLEWVRLAQRVPVRIHLDEQQGNLWPAGTTATVVITGEKDRDASQDSFFRKIAHRLREFG
- the aaeX gene encoding p-hydroxybenzoic acid efflux pump operon protein AaeX — protein: MSLFPVIVVFGLSFPPIFFELLLSLAIFWLVRKVLVPTGIYDFVWHPALFNTALYCCLFYLISRMFV
- the aaeR gene encoding HTH-type transcriptional activator AaeR; this translates as MERLKRMSVFAKVVELGSFTAAARQLQMSVSSISQTVSKLEDELQVKLLNRSTRSIGLTEAGKIYYQGCRRMLLEVQDVHEQLYAFNNTPIGTLRIGCSSTMAQNVLAAMTADMLKEYPGLTVNLVTGIPAPDLIADGLDVVIRVGALQDSSLFSRRLGSMPMVVCASKSYLAQYGVPEKPADLANHSWLEYSVRPDNEFELIAPEGISTKLLPEGRFVTNDPMTISRWLVAGAGIAYVPLMWVINEINSGVLEILFPRYQSDPRPVYALYTEKDKLPLKVQVCINYLTEYFVDVAELFQGMRGRRKE
- a CDS encoding YagU family protein, whose translation is MNLFEQTPPSRRRYGLAAFIGLIAGIVSAFVKWGAEVPLPPRSPTDLFTGACGPEQLIRAASQIDCSRNFLNPPYVFLRDWLGVVDPNEAVYTFAGHIFNWVGVTHIIFSIVFAVGYCVVAEVFPKIKLWQGLLAGALAQLFVHMISFPLMGLTPPLFELPWYEHVSEIVGHLIWFWSIEIIRRDLRNRITHEPDPEIPLSNLR